The genome window CTCTCCATGGATGATTCTCTCCAGCCCTTCTTTCCCACGTTTCACCTTGGGCCAATCTGTATTAATCAAGTGATTACTAATCCCGTATATTCCCGGTTTCAACTTCATCACGACATTACCCACATTCGAATAATAATAGAGCCCATCGCGATCCCCCACTAACAGGTTGTAGCCAGGATAATCATTGCGACTTTGCTCTGCATGTAATACATATTGCTCAGGTGTGGAGGTTCCCTTTAAAAAGTCAGCAACCAGATCTCCTCTTGAGCCCTTGGCATGTACCTCTTCATTCGGATCACGATAATTCGTAACAGCAGCCAGACGCCCAGTTGTTGTTACGCCCATCCAGGTTCCCATTTTTGACAAGTCTCGCCCTGCCAATATCTGAGGGTAATCTTCCCAATAATGTGCTTGAGCCGTAGGTCTGTGATAGAATTCATCTCTATTTGATCCCAGTATAAGTGAATACTTTGGATGCATGTTGTAAGCAAATAAAATTAAACACATGGGAATCTTCAACTCCTATATTCGTTAAACCTCTAATTTCGCGCCTTTATATCGCATAATCAACTACAATGACATCTTCTACCCAACCATCGAGAGAGGCTACAAATGCCTGATGAGCAGGATGTGGACCATAGGCACGCAGTGCGTCCTGATCTTCAAACGTCACTCTCAACCCAATCGTATAACCTTGAATACGGTCCGTTTCTTCCGTTGCATTAATTCCTGCGGTCAGCGCGGCAATTCCCGGGATTAGTTCCTGTAATGCGAGCAATTGAGCCACCCATTCCTGCTGTTTGGCTAGCGTGGTTTTATCGTTAAATTTGAAAACAACCAAATGTTCAATCATCTTGTCACTTCTCCTTCGTCCATTCGAATAGTAAAGCGATTTCGTTAAATGAAGTTAATTCATGAAGTTAATTCAACAATTCCAATCCGCCCATCATATAAGGGACAACTCGCTGGGCCAAGTCAGTGGGAGATTCCTCTCTTCCATCCATATTCCATCGATACGTCATTCCATAGATCGACCAGCTTAGCATCGTTGCAGTTATTTTCAGCGTT of Paenibacillus sp. FSL R5-0517 contains these proteins:
- a CDS encoding NRDE family protein, whose protein sequence is MCLILFAYNMHPKYSLILGSNRDEFYHRPTAQAHYWEDYPQILAGRDLSKMGTWMGVTTTGRLAAVTNYRDPNEEVHAKGSRGDLVADFLKGTSTPEQYVLHAEQSRNDYPGYNLLVGDRDGLYYYSNVGNVVMKLKPGIYGISNHLINTDWPKVKRGKEGLERIIHGENLDENTLTEQILGLLQMADPSVDELLPHTGVPLEWERLLSPIFVRSEKYDYGTRASSVVLMNREEVFFTEMVHQNGEIMEQHFNIKLLN
- a CDS encoding Dabb family protein, yielding MIEHLVVFKFNDKTTLAKQQEWVAQLLALQELIPGIAALTAGINATEETDRIQGYTIGLRVTFEDQDALRAYGPHPAHQAFVASLDGWVEDVIVVDYAI